The sequence below is a genomic window from Lysobacter stagni.
ACGGCTGGCCCTGTTCGGGAACGAAGATGCGGTAGGCGCGCACGCCGGCGCGGCCATTGCGTTGCTGGTTGTCCAGCAGCAGTGCATCGCGTGCATCGAACGAACCGGTTCCGGCCGCCCAGTCGTACTCGCGCACGCGCGCGGCGTCGGTGGCGACCGACAGCGGTTTCGGCGTGCGGTCGGCCAGAACCCGTGCGGCGGCATCGAGCATCGCCTGCTTCTCGACCGCGCGACGGGACTGCCACAGGCCGAGGTTGGCGAACAGCGCGATCGCCAGCAGTGCGGCGGTCCAGCCGACGATGAGGGTACGACTACGGCTCACGACTTCCTCGCGTGCCGCTGCGATAATGGCTGCCACCCCCGCCACGGGGCCGATCGGAGGCCGCCATGAACGATTCGCTGAAGACCCTGCTGGTCATCGCCTTCCTGATCATCATCCTGTGGAACCTGGGCGCCGGCCTCTACTACATGCTCGTGGACAAGGGCGAGAGCAAGCGCACGGTGAACGCGCTGACCCGCCGCATCGCGCTGTCCGTCGCGCTGATCCTGCTGGTGGTGCTGGCCAACTACATGGGCTGGATCAAGTTCCACGGCGGTCCGTGAGGCGCCGGGATTCGTAATTCGGGATTTGGGATTCGCAAAAGCAAAAAGGGCGACGGTCATCCCGTCGCCTTTTTCGTTGGAGATCCGGGTTGTGGTATTGCGAATCCCGAATCCCGAATCTCCAATTCCGTCCTTACAGCACGTAGACGAACAGGAACAGGCCCAGCCAGACCACGTCGACGAAGTGCCAATACCAGGCCACCGCCTCGAACGCGAAGTGGTGGTCCTTGGTGAAATGGCCCTTCAGGCAGCGGAACCAGATCACCGCCAGCATGATCGTGCCGAGCGTGACGTGCGCGCCGTGGAAGCCGGTGAGCATGAAGAACGTGGAACCGTAGATGCCCGAACCGAGCGTCAGGTTCAGTTCCTTGTAGGCGTGGATGTACTCCTCCGCCTGGAAGAACAGGAACAGCGCGCCGAGCAGGACCGTCAGGCCCAGGAAGGTCAGCAGCTGCTTGCGGTGGCCGGCCTTCAGCGCATGGTGCGCGATGGTGACCGTGACGCCCGAGGTCAGCAGGATCATCGTGTTGAGCAGCGGCAGGCCCCAGGCCGGGATCGTCTGGTAGAGGCCGCCGATGCCGCCCGGACCGTTGCTCGGCCACGCAGCCGAGAAGCCCGGCCACAGCAGCGAGTTGGTCATCACGCCGTCGCCTTCGCCACCGAGCCACGGCATCGCGAACTGGCGGGCGTAGAACAGCGCGCCGAAGAACGCGCCGAAGAACATCACCTCGGAGAAGATGAACCAGAGCATCCCCATGCGGAACGAGGTATCGACCTGCTTGTTGTAGTTGCCGCGGATCGACTCGCGAACGACATCGCCGAACCAGCCGAACAGCACGCCGACCATCAGCGCGATGCCGATGAAGAACACCGGCCTGCCCCAATGGACTTCGTTGAACCAGCTGGCGAGGCCGACCATGGTCGTGAACAGCGCGATCGACCCGAGGAACGGCCAACGGCTGCTGTGCGGCACGAAGTAGACGTTGGCGTCTGGCGAATGGGTTTGGGCCATGGCGGCGTTCCGGTTATGTGGTGCGATTGCTAGGAAGGATCAGCGCGTCACGGCGGCCAGCGGGTCGGGCGCGGCGTTGGCCGTGCCTTGCGCCTGGGCGGTGAGCGCTTCGTTCTTGAAGAAGGTATACGACAGGGTGATGGTCTTCACGTCGGCCGGCAGGTTCGGATCGACGATGAAGCGCACCGGCATTTCACGCACTTCACCGGCCTTGAGCGTCTGGGCGGTGAAGCAGAAGCATTCGGTCTTGCTGAAATAGCCCGAGGCACGCGCTGGCGCGACCGACGGAACGGCGCTGCCGACGATGGTGCGTTCGGAGGTGTTGCGCGCGTGGTACGTGGTCTCGTACTGCTCGCCCGGCACGACCTGCATCGTGAGGTTGTTGGGCGAGAAGTCCCACGGCAGCTTGGAATTCACGCCGCCATCGAACTGCACGGTGATCACGCGCTTGGCCGGCGTGGCCTGCGCCTGGCCAACGCCTTCGGCGGCGGTACGCTCCAGGCGGATGCCGAACACCTTCTCGCAGGCGATGCGGTAGAGCGGCACCAGCGCGAAGGTCAGGCCGAACGCGGCGATCGCCACCACGACCATCTTGCCCAGTCCGGCGCTCTTGCGGTCCGGCGTGGCGGGACCGTGTTGTTCCGGCGCGCCGCTCACTTGCCCACCGTATTGCTGACGATGAACACCACGTACACGGCCACCGCGATCGCCGCGACCCACAGCGCCGTGCGACGCGCGGCCTTGCGGCGCGTTGCGAGCTCGTCCTGGTTGTGGGTCGGCTGGTTCATGGTCGGTACGCAGGAAGAAGACGGGGTTTGGCTCTTGGAGCCCCCTTAAGTTAAGGGGGCGGCCGTCGCGAAGCGGCGGCGGGGTTGTGGAAGCTTGCCCACTCGTCCGAAGCCGGTGCTCCTCGCGCTTCTCCCATCAAAGAACGATCAATGAGTGATGTCGCCGTGCGCCAGGTCGCCATCGCGGATGACCGGCGGGGTGCTGAAGGTGTGGTGCGGTGCCGGGCTCGGCACGGTCCACTCCAGGCCACGCGCGGTCGGCCAGGCGCGGGCTTCCGCCTTGACGCCCACGGCCTTCGAGCGCCACAGGATGAAGGCCATCATGAACGGCGTGGCGAACATGCCGAACGCGCCGATCGAGCTGACCAGGTTCCAGTCCGCGAACACGACGTTGTAGTCCGGGATGCGGCGCGGCATGCCGGCCAGACCCAGGAAGTGCTGCGGGAAGAACAGCAGGTTGACGAAGATCATCGTCCACCAGAAGTGGAACTTCGCCATCGACTCGCTGTACATGCGGCCGGTCCACTTCGGCCACCAGTAGTAGACGGCGGCGATGATGGAGAACAGCGCGCCGGTCACCAGCACGTAGTGGAAGTGCGCGACCACGAAGTAGGTGTCGTGGTACTGGAAGTCGGCCGGGACGATGGCCAGCATCAGGCCGGAGAAACCGCCGATGGTGAACAGGATCACGAACGACAGCGCCCACAGCATCGGCGCCTCGAACGAGATCGAGCCGCGCCACATGGTGGTCACCCAGTTGAACACCTTCACGCCCGTCGGCACCGCGATCAGCATGGTCGCGAACATGAAGTAGAGCTCGCCACCGAGCGGCATGCCGACGGTGAACATGTGGTGCGCCCACACGATGAACGAGAGGAAGGCGATCGAAGCGGTCGCGTACACCATGGCCTGGTAGCCGAACAGCGGCTTGCGGCTGAAGGTCGGGATGATCTCCGACACGACGCCGAACGCCGGCAGGATCATGATGTAGACCTCGGGGTGACCGAAGAACCAGAAGATGTGCTGGAACATCACCGGGTCGCCGCCGCCGGCCGCGTTGAAGAACGAGGTGGCGAAGAACTTGTCGGTGAGCAGCATCGTCACGGCACCGGCGAGCACCGGCATCACGGCGATCAGCAGGAACGCGGTGATCAGCCAGGTCCAGCAGAAGATCGGCATCTTCAGCAGGTCGATGCCCGGGGCGCGCATGTTCAGCACGGTGGCGATCACGTTGATCGCGCCCATGATCGAGCTGATGCCCATCATGTGGATGGCGAAGATCGCGAAGGCCACGTTGCTGCCGCCCTGCAGCGACAGCGGCGGATACAGCGTCCAGCCGCCGGCCGGTGCGCCGCCCGGCAGGAACAGCGTCAGCAGCAGCATCGTGAAGGCGAACGGCAGGATCCAGAAGGACCAGTTGTTCATGCGCGGCAGCGCCATGTCCGGCGCGCCGATCTGCAGCGGGATCATCCAGTTCGCCAGGCCCACGAAGGCCGGCATGACGCCGCCGAAGATCATGACCAGCGCGTGCACGGTGGTCATCTGGTTGAAGAATTCGGGATTGACGAACTGCAGACCCGGCTTCATCAGCTCAGCACGGATGACCACCGACATGCCTGCGCCGATGATGAACATGATGAAGCTGAAGATCAGGTACAGCGTCCCGATGTCCTTGTGGTTGGTCGAGAAGAACCAACGCTCGATGAAGCCCTGCTTGTGGGCGTGATCATCGTGATGGGTGTCAGCGTGCGTGACGGCCATGGCCTACCTCAGGAGATGCGGGACGATCAGCCGGCGACCGGAGCCTGCTTTTCAGCAGCGGCCGTGGCGTCGGTGTTCGGGGTGGTGCCTTGCGGCTGGGCCTCGTCGGCCGGCGCGGCCGGCTGTGCGACGGGGGCGGCCGGAGCGACGGGCGCCGGGGCGTTCTTGGCCTTCTGGTCGGCCAGCCACTGCTGGTACTCGGCCTTCGGCAGGGCATGGACCACGATCGGCATGAAGCCATGGTCCTTGCCGCAGAGCTCGGCGCACTGGCCGCGGTAGACGCCCGGTTCCTTGATCTCGGTCCAGGCCTCGTTGACGATGCCCGGGATGGCGTCCTGCTTCCAGCCCAGCGCCGGCACCCACCATGCGTGGATGACGTCGTCGGCGGTGATCACGAAGCGGATCTTGGTGTCCGTCGGCAGCACGAGGACGTTGTCGACGTCGAGCAGGTAGTGCGGGTGGTTCGCGTCGCGCGCGTCCTTGCCGCTCTGGCGGATCTCGTCGCTCTTGCGGTCCAGGCGGCTGGTGAAGCCGACGTTCTCGCCGAGGTAGTCGTACTTCCACATCCACTGATAGCCGGTGATCTTCACCGTCATCTCGGAATCGCGGGTGTCGTACATCTTGATCAGCTTGCTGGTGGCCGGGAAGGCCATCAGGACAAGCAGGACGACCGGGACCACGGTCCAGATCACTTCCAGGCGGGTGCTATGGGTGAAGTCCTTGTCCGGCACCACTCCCTTGGAATGGCGGAACTTGAACATGGCGTAGAACATGGCGCCGAACACCAGCAGGCCGATGATCACGCACACCCACAGGGCGAACATGTGGGCCTCATAGGCGTTGGCCGACTGCAGGGTGACGCCCCTGCCCATGTTCAGCTGCCACGGCTTCGGGTCGGCCGCCTGCGCGCTGGCAAGGACCGGCAGCGCCATCGCGGCGATGCCCGCGCCCCACTGCTTGAAACGACCGGCTTTCATCTGTTCGAGCCCCAGGAATCGCTAGGTAAATGTTATGTGCTTGGCTGAGCCGTTCGGCTTGGCTTCCGGGCTCATCCAGATGTCGGGGTCGGGCTTCCAGCCCTGGCAGGATCCAGTAATGGGGATCCAAAAAACTGCCCCGCGGAACCGCTCATTTTACCTGCCGCCGGGAGCCCCAACAACCGAGCTGGTCAAATTACACGGGATTGTCGGCAGATTTCGCAATCTTCTCATCCGTGGAGCCGCGCACGGAACGCGTTCGCGCCGCCGCTGGCGGCCGATGGCGCAACACTTCCGGCAAGCCGGAGGCTCTAGACTATTGGGCTTCCCAAGGCTGTCCCCTGGCCCCGAATGACCATCGATTCCGCATCCGCCGTCGCCAGCGATGGCCCGCCGGCACCCCGCGAGCTGATCAGCCCCGAGCTCCCGCCGCCGTCCGCCCCCTACCGGGCCGCCATCACCTCCGGCTGGGTCCGCGACGAGGCCAGCCACGTCCGCGCTCTGCTGGACCGCGCCCGCCTTCCCGATACCGAGCGCGCCGCCGCCCAGGCGACCGCCGCCGACCTGGTCCGCCGGGTCCGCGCCCGTGCCAAGGACCAGGGCGCGATCGAGGCCTTCATGCGCCAGTACGACCTGGGCAGCGAGGAAGGCGTCCTGCTGATGTGCGTGGCCGAAGCCCTGCTGCGCATCCCCGACCAGGAAACGGCCGACAAGCTCATCCGCGACAAGCTGGGCGATGCGGACTGGAAGAAGCACATGGGCCAGTCCGATTCGGTCCTGGTCAACGCCTCGACCTGGGGCCTGATGCTGACCGGCCATCTGGTCGACCTGAATGATGAGACCAAGCGCGACGTGCACGGCGCCTTCAAGCGCCTGCTCGGCCGCGTCGGCGAGCCCGTGATCCGCCTGGCCGTGCGCCAGGCCATGAAGATCATGGGCCACCAGTTCGTCATGGGCCGCACCATCGGCGAGGCGCTGGCGCGTTCGCAGAAGAACGGCAACGCCGCCTACCGCTATTCCTTCGACATGCTGGGCGAAGGCGCGCTGACCACGAAGGACGCGCTGCGCTACCTGCAGGCCTACCGCGATGCCATCCACGCGATCGGCAAGAGCGGCAACTTCCTCGGCACCGACGTATTCGCCGCGCCGTCGATCTCGGTGAAGCTCTCCGCGCTGCACCCGCGCTACGAACATGCCAAGCGTGAGCGCGTGTTCGCCGAGCTGGTGCCGCGCGTGCTTGAGCTGGCGCAAATGGCGAAGTCCTACGGCATCGGTTTCACCATCGACGCCGAGGAGGCCGACCGCCTCGAACTTTCGCTCGACGTCATCGCCGCGGCGTACACCGACGCATCGCTGGACGGCTGGGAAGGCTACGGCCTGGCGATCCAGGCGTACCAGAAGCGCGCGCCGGAGGCGATCGACTTCATCGCCGACCTCGCCCGCCGCCACGGCCGTCGCATTCCCGTGCGCCTGGTCAAGGGCGCGTACTGGGACAGCGAGGTCAAGCGCGCGCAGGTGGACGGCCAGCTGGGCTATCCGGTGTTCACGCGCAAGCCGAACACCGACGTCAGCTACCTGGCCAACGCGCGCAAGATGCTGGAAGCGTCGGACGCGATCTACCCGATGTTCGCCACGCACAACGCGCAGACCATCGCCACGATCCACCAGCGCGCGAAGTCGATGGGCCGCCAGAAGCACTTCGAGTTCCAGAAGCTGCACGGCATGGGCGACGACCTCTACGCCGAGGTGATCCCCGCCGATCGCCTGGACGTGCCGTGCCGCGTGTACGCACCGGTGGGCTCGCACGAAGACCTGCTGCCGTACCTGGTGCGCCGCCTGCTCGAGAACGGCGCCAACTCCAGCTTCGTCAACCGCATCACCGACGAGGACATCGCCATCGATGACCTCATCCACGACCCGGTCGCGACCGTTTCCGCATTCGAATCCATCGCGCATCCGCGCATCCCGCAGCCGCTCGATCTGTACCGCAGCTTCGGCATCGACAGGACCAATTCCATGGGCATCAACCTCGCCAACGACGATCAACTGCGCGCACTCGCCGAACAGGTCAACGCCGCCGCACGCAGTGACTGGCGCGCCGCGCCGCTGGTGCCGGGCGCGAAGACCATCGGCCCGGACATCGCCGTGACCAACCCGGCGGACCGTCGCCAGACCGTGGGCCAGTGGCAGGCCGCCGACAGCGCGACCGTGGAGAAGGCATTGCAGAACGCCGTCGCCGCGCACGATGCATGGAACGCAACGCCCGCCGCCAGCCGCGCCGCGATCCTGGAACACGCCGCCGACCTGCTCGAGCAGCGCATGCCGCAGTACCTCGCGCTGTGCACGCGCGAAGCCGGCAAGAGCATCCCCGACGGCGTGGCCGAAGTGCGCGAGGCGGTGGACTTCCTGCGCTATTACGCCGCCCAGGCACGCAAGCAGTTCGCGATCGAACCGCTGCCGGGCCCGACCGGCGAATCCAACACGCTGCAGCTCTCCGGCCGCGGCGTGTTCGTCTGCATCAGCCCGTGGAATTTCCCGCTGGCCATCTTCGCCGGCCAGATCGCCGCCGCGCTGGCTGCCGGCAACAGCGTCATCGCCAAGCCGGCCGAACAGACCAACCTGATCGGCTACTACGCCGTGAAGCTGCTGCACGAGGCGGGCATTCCCGAAGCGGTGCTGCAGTTCCTGCCGGGCGACGGCGCCACCGTCGGCGCGGCGCTGACGAAGGACCCGCGCATCGCCGGCGTCGCCTTCACCGGTTCGACCGACACCGCGCGCGCCATCAACCGCGCCCTCGCCGCGCGCGACGCCGCCATCGGCGTGCTGATCGCCGAGACCGGCGGCCAGAACGCGCTGATCGCCGACTCGTCCTCGCTGCCGGAACAGGTGGTCAAGGACGCGATCGCTTCGGCCTTCACCTCCGCCGGCCAGCGCTGCTCGGCCGCGCGCGTGCTGTTCGTGCAGGACGACATCGCCGACAAGGTCACCCACATGCTCGCCGGCGCAATGGCCGAGCTGAAGGTGGGCGACCCGGGCCTGCTGTCGACCGACGTCGGCCCGGTGATCGACGAGGACGCGCTGAAGATGCTGGTCGACCATGCCGCGCGCATGGACCGCGAAGCCACGAAGATCGCCGAAGTCGCACTCGATGCCGACGCCGGCAACGGCAGCTTCTTCGCTCCGCGCGCCTACGCGCTCAAGTCGCTGGACCAGCTGCACAAGGAAGTCTTCGGCCCGGTGCTGCACGTGCTGCGCTGGAAGGCCGACCAGCTGGATGCGGTGATCGACCAGATCAACGCCACAGGCTACGGCCTGACGCTGGGCATCCACTCGCGCATCGACGAGACCATCGAGAAGATCAGCGCGCGCGTGAAAGTGGGCAACTGCTACGTCAACCGCAACCAGATCGGCGCGGTCGTCGGCGTGCAGCCCTTCGGCGGGCAGAACCTGTCGGGTACCGGCCCGAAGGCCGGCGGCCCGCACTACCTGCCGCGCTTCGCCACCGAAAAGACCATCACCATCAACACGACCGCCGCGGGCGGCAACGCCTCGCTGCTGACGCTGGGCGACTGATCCACGGGCGACCGCCCGCTTCTTCCCGCCCCGAACCGAACGACGGCCCCGGCTCACACCGGGGCCGTCGTCGTTTGGGCGATCCGTCAGAGACGGCATCGCACGAGGAGTTCCCCGCGATGTCATGGACTTGTCGCGCGTCTGTTATCGGACTGTGATGCGACGACGGCGGCTGTGATGGGGATTTCAAGCCGATGGCGGCGACGCGAATGAGGGTTGGGGTCCGGCTGGACGGCAGCGTCCACCGATCCGACTCCTCCAGCGAGAACCGCCATGTCCCTGATGCAGTGGTACGCCCGACCGCAACGCCGCCTCCTCACCCTCGCGCTCCTCTCCGCCCTCGCCGGCCCCGCCTTCGCGGGGGGCAACTGCCAGCTTTTCGACGACACGGGCGCGGCGATTCCGATCGACAGCACGGCCACCGGCGTCGGTGCACTGGCCTGTGGACCGGACGCGAAGTCCACGGGCGACGGTGCGGTGGCGCTCGGCGACGAAACCACCGCGTCCGGCAGCAAGGCGACCGC
It includes:
- a CDS encoding twin transmembrane helix small protein, with protein sequence MNDSLKTLLVIAFLIIILWNLGAGLYYMLVDKGESKRTVNALTRRIALSVALILLVVLANYMGWIKFHGGP
- a CDS encoding cytochrome c oxidase subunit 3: MAQTHSPDANVYFVPHSSRWPFLGSIALFTTMVGLASWFNEVHWGRPVFFIGIALMVGVLFGWFGDVVRESIRGNYNKQVDTSFRMGMLWFIFSEVMFFGAFFGALFYARQFAMPWLGGEGDGVMTNSLLWPGFSAAWPSNGPGGIGGLYQTIPAWGLPLLNTMILLTSGVTVTIAHHALKAGHRKQLLTFLGLTVLLGALFLFFQAEEYIHAYKELNLTLGSGIYGSTFFMLTGFHGAHVTLGTIMLAVIWFRCLKGHFTKDHHFAFEAVAWYWHFVDVVWLGLFLFVYVL
- a CDS encoding cytochrome c oxidase assembly protein translates to MSGAPEQHGPATPDRKSAGLGKMVVVAIAAFGLTFALVPLYRIACEKVFGIRLERTAAEGVGQAQATPAKRVITVQFDGGVNSKLPWDFSPNNLTMQVVPGEQYETTYHARNTSERTIVGSAVPSVAPARASGYFSKTECFCFTAQTLKAGEVREMPVRFIVDPNLPADVKTITLSYTFFKNEALTAQAQGTANAAPDPLAAVTR
- the ctaD gene encoding cytochrome c oxidase subunit I — encoded protein: MAVTHADTHHDDHAHKQGFIERWFFSTNHKDIGTLYLIFSFIMFIIGAGMSVVIRAELMKPGLQFVNPEFFNQMTTVHALVMIFGGVMPAFVGLANWMIPLQIGAPDMALPRMNNWSFWILPFAFTMLLLTLFLPGGAPAGGWTLYPPLSLQGGSNVAFAIFAIHMMGISSIMGAINVIATVLNMRAPGIDLLKMPIFCWTWLITAFLLIAVMPVLAGAVTMLLTDKFFATSFFNAAGGGDPVMFQHIFWFFGHPEVYIMILPAFGVVSEIIPTFSRKPLFGYQAMVYATASIAFLSFIVWAHHMFTVGMPLGGELYFMFATMLIAVPTGVKVFNWVTTMWRGSISFEAPMLWALSFVILFTIGGFSGLMLAIVPADFQYHDTYFVVAHFHYVLVTGALFSIIAAVYYWWPKWTGRMYSESMAKFHFWWTMIFVNLLFFPQHFLGLAGMPRRIPDYNVVFADWNLVSSIGAFGMFATPFMMAFILWRSKAVGVKAEARAWPTARGLEWTVPSPAPHHTFSTPPVIRDGDLAHGDITH
- the coxB gene encoding cytochrome c oxidase subunit II, coding for MKAGRFKQWGAGIAAMALPVLASAQAADPKPWQLNMGRGVTLQSANAYEAHMFALWVCVIIGLLVFGAMFYAMFKFRHSKGVVPDKDFTHSTRLEVIWTVVPVVLLVLMAFPATSKLIKMYDTRDSEMTVKITGYQWMWKYDYLGENVGFTSRLDRKSDEIRQSGKDARDANHPHYLLDVDNVLVLPTDTKIRFVITADDVIHAWWVPALGWKQDAIPGIVNEAWTEIKEPGVYRGQCAELCGKDHGFMPIVVHALPKAEYQQWLADQKAKNAPAPVAPAAPVAQPAAPADEAQPQGTTPNTDATAAAEKQAPVAG
- the putA gene encoding bifunctional proline dehydrogenase/L-glutamate gamma-semialdehyde dehydrogenase PutA, translating into MTIDSASAVASDGPPAPRELISPELPPPSAPYRAAITSGWVRDEASHVRALLDRARLPDTERAAAQATAADLVRRVRARAKDQGAIEAFMRQYDLGSEEGVLLMCVAEALLRIPDQETADKLIRDKLGDADWKKHMGQSDSVLVNASTWGLMLTGHLVDLNDETKRDVHGAFKRLLGRVGEPVIRLAVRQAMKIMGHQFVMGRTIGEALARSQKNGNAAYRYSFDMLGEGALTTKDALRYLQAYRDAIHAIGKSGNFLGTDVFAAPSISVKLSALHPRYEHAKRERVFAELVPRVLELAQMAKSYGIGFTIDAEEADRLELSLDVIAAAYTDASLDGWEGYGLAIQAYQKRAPEAIDFIADLARRHGRRIPVRLVKGAYWDSEVKRAQVDGQLGYPVFTRKPNTDVSYLANARKMLEASDAIYPMFATHNAQTIATIHQRAKSMGRQKHFEFQKLHGMGDDLYAEVIPADRLDVPCRVYAPVGSHEDLLPYLVRRLLENGANSSFVNRITDEDIAIDDLIHDPVATVSAFESIAHPRIPQPLDLYRSFGIDRTNSMGINLANDDQLRALAEQVNAAARSDWRAAPLVPGAKTIGPDIAVTNPADRRQTVGQWQAADSATVEKALQNAVAAHDAWNATPAASRAAILEHAADLLEQRMPQYLALCTREAGKSIPDGVAEVREAVDFLRYYAAQARKQFAIEPLPGPTGESNTLQLSGRGVFVCISPWNFPLAIFAGQIAAALAAGNSVIAKPAEQTNLIGYYAVKLLHEAGIPEAVLQFLPGDGATVGAALTKDPRIAGVAFTGSTDTARAINRALAARDAAIGVLIAETGGQNALIADSSSLPEQVVKDAIASAFTSAGQRCSAARVLFVQDDIADKVTHMLAGAMAELKVGDPGLLSTDVGPVIDEDALKMLVDHAARMDREATKIAEVALDADAGNGSFFAPRAYALKSLDQLHKEVFGPVLHVLRWKADQLDAVIDQINATGYGLTLGIHSRIDETIEKISARVKVGNCYVNRNQIGAVVGVQPFGGQNLSGTGPKAGGPHYLPRFATEKTITINTTAAGGNASLLTLGD